One segment of Thermodesulfovibrio sp. 3907-1M DNA contains the following:
- a CDS encoding S41 family peptidase, translated as MKRKIVVSALILIIALTGIMIGRWSAAQNTDSIYEDLRTFTEVFTTIKKNYVEDVNPHELIISAIKGMVNSLDPHSAYLTPEAYKEFQTETKGEFGGIGIQIGIKDGVLTVIAPIEDTPAWKAGIKAGDKIMKIDGQSTKDMNINDAVSKMRGPKGKPVTLTIQRDEWKEPKDITIVRDIIKIKSVKYKMIDKEIGYIKLIQFQEGTAQDLANALQSLKESGMQSLILDLRNNPGGLLQSAVDVSEQFLPPKQLVVSIKGRAGEKIDYYTENLRPSYTDIPMIVLVNQGSASASEIVAGALQDYRRALILGIQTFGKGSVQSLIPLSDGSALKLTTAKYYTPKGRSIHGVGIMPDIVVKLESKNGKEVPVIREKELEQHLKGEKVEPQEKVPQEVDEKDDTQLQRAIDILKSWKILEKLKKAA; from the coding sequence ATGAAGAGAAAAATCGTAGTTTCAGCATTAATTTTGATTATTGCCCTTACCGGAATAATGATAGGTAGATGGTCGGCAGCACAGAATACAGATAGTATTTACGAGGACTTACGCACATTTACCGAGGTTTTTACGACAATAAAGAAAAATTATGTTGAAGATGTTAATCCCCATGAACTCATAATATCAGCAATCAAAGGAATGGTCAACTCTCTTGATCCCCACTCTGCCTATTTAACTCCAGAGGCTTATAAAGAATTTCAGACAGAAACCAAGGGCGAATTTGGAGGAATAGGAATTCAGATCGGAATAAAAGATGGCGTTTTAACAGTAATTGCTCCAATTGAAGACACGCCTGCATGGAAAGCTGGAATTAAAGCAGGAGATAAAATAATGAAAATTGACGGGCAATCAACAAAAGACATGAATATAAATGATGCTGTATCAAAGATGCGTGGACCAAAGGGAAAGCCTGTTACACTGACAATTCAGAGAGATGAATGGAAAGAGCCAAAAGATATAACAATTGTGAGAGATATTATTAAAATTAAAAGCGTTAAATACAAAATGATTGACAAAGAGATCGGTTACATAAAACTCATTCAATTTCAGGAAGGCACTGCACAGGATCTGGCAAATGCCTTACAAAGTCTTAAAGAGTCAGGAATGCAGAGTCTTATTCTTGACCTGAGAAACAATCCTGGAGGACTTCTGCAGAGTGCTGTAGATGTTTCCGAGCAGTTTTTACCTCCAAAGCAGCTTGTTGTATCAATTAAAGGAAGGGCAGGAGAGAAAATAGATTATTATACGGAAAACTTAAGACCTTCTTACACAGATATACCGATGATTGTTCTTGTAAATCAGGGTTCTGCCTCTGCATCAGAGATTGTAGCAGGAGCTTTACAGGACTACCGTAGAGCTCTTATTCTCGGGATTCAAACCTTCGGGAAAGGTTCTGTCCAGAGTCTTATACCTTTAAGTGACGGCTCTGCTCTGAAACTCACCACAGCAAAATATTACACACCAAAGGGAAGAAGCATTCATGGAGTTGGTATCATGCCAGACATAGTTGTGAAGCTTGAAAGTAAGAATGGCAAAGAAGTTCCTGTAATAAGAGAAAAGGAACTTGAGCAGCACTTAAAGGGAGAGAAAGTTGAACCTCAGGAAAAAGTTCCACAAGAAGTTGATGAGAAAGATGATACCCAGCTTCAAAGAGCAATTGATATTCTGAAAAGCTGGAAAATATTGGAAAAACTGAAAAAGGCAGCATAA
- a CDS encoding DUF177 domain-containing protein has protein sequence MKLEVFDIPDEGVEIEIEETPKIDGVKITQAFKAILRIEKKGVEVFVKGIVSGEVELQCSRCLREYTMPIKTLVEVTYHPIEELNKEELMELKRDEMDIDFYRDGLIDTADIIRDQILLNIPMKPLCSENCKGLCPVCGTDLNESECGCVVKEIDPRMAVLQTLLRRMKTNG, from the coding sequence ATGAAACTTGAGGTCTTTGATATACCTGATGAAGGAGTTGAGATTGAAATTGAAGAAACTCCGAAGATAGATGGAGTGAAGATTACTCAAGCATTTAAGGCGATTTTAAGAATAGAAAAAAAAGGCGTGGAAGTTTTTGTAAAAGGTATTGTAAGTGGAGAAGTGGAACTCCAATGCAGCAGATGTCTCAGGGAATATACAATGCCTATAAAAACTCTGGTGGAAGTTACCTATCATCCAATTGAGGAACTGAATAAGGAAGAACTTATGGAGCTAAAAAGGGACGAAATGGATATAGATTTTTACAGAGACGGATTGATTGATACAGCAGATATAATTCGTGATCAGATTTTGCTTAATATTCCCATGAAACCTTTGTGTTCGGAAAACTGTAAAGGCTTATGTCCTGTTTGTGGAACAGATTTAAATGAATCTGAATGCGGATGTGTTGTTAAAGAAATAGATCCAAGAATGGCAGTATTACAAACACTTTTAAGGAGGATGAAGACAAATGGCTAA
- the rpmF gene encoding 50S ribosomal protein L32 has translation MANPRHRHTPSRRDKRRANWFKMAVPTLVECPECKEPKLPHRVCPNCGSYKGRKFLEVEE, from the coding sequence ATGGCTAATCCAAGACATCGTCATACCCCTTCAAGAAGGGACAAAAGAAGAGCAAACTGGTTTAAAATGGCTGTACCCACACTTGTTGAATGCCCTGAATGCAAGGAGCCAAAGCTTCCTCACAGGGTATGTCCAAACTGTGGAAGTTACAAAGGTAGAAAATTCTTAGAGGTTGAAGAGTAA
- the plsX gene encoding phosphate acyltransferase PlsX, with protein MLKIAVDAMGGDFAPEVNILGAIEAVSDNEIEVILVGDEEKIKEFLKEKRNLKGKVSVLNTEDHILMDENVSSAIRRKNTSMRKAIELVKEGKANAVLSAGNSGAMMALSFLLLGKLPNVDRPAIATVMPCLKGHFILLDAGANVDCKAEHLVQFAYMGYAYHKALFNSSSPRVALLSIGEEGTKGNEATKEAFKLLKDSNLNFIGNIEGKDIFFGSADVVVCDGFVGNIVLKVGEGLAEALMKMLKREIVELITGRLGYIMIKPAIKSFRKKVDYSEYGGALLLGINGTSIICHGRSSAKAIKNAIKVAAEMAKKEIYRIISESLQNTEEIDESQNSINRLLYS; from the coding sequence ATGCTAAAAATTGCGGTTGATGCAATGGGGGGTGATTTTGCTCCTGAGGTAAATATCCTGGGCGCTATAGAAGCAGTCTCAGACAATGAGATAGAAGTAATCCTTGTTGGAGATGAAGAGAAAATTAAAGAATTTTTAAAAGAAAAGAGGAATTTAAAAGGCAAAGTTTCTGTTTTAAATACTGAAGACCATATTCTCATGGATGAAAATGTCTCATCTGCCATCAGAAGAAAAAACACATCCATGAGAAAAGCCATAGAACTTGTAAAAGAAGGCAAAGCCAATGCAGTTTTAAGTGCTGGTAATTCTGGTGCAATGATGGCTTTAAGCTTTCTTTTACTTGGTAAACTGCCAAATGTGGACAGGCCAGCTATTGCCACAGTAATGCCCTGTCTTAAAGGACATTTTATACTTCTTGATGCAGGTGCTAATGTGGACTGTAAAGCAGAACATCTGGTTCAGTTTGCCTATATGGGATATGCTTATCATAAAGCCCTTTTTAACTCTTCATCCCCCAGAGTAGCACTTCTCAGTATAGGTGAAGAAGGAACAAAGGGAAATGAAGCAACAAAAGAAGCATTCAAACTTCTAAAGGATTCAAATCTCAATTTTATTGGGAACATTGAAGGCAAAGACATATTTTTCGGTTCTGCTGATGTGGTTGTATGTGATGGCTTTGTTGGCAACATTGTTCTTAAAGTAGGAGAAGGACTTGCAGAAGCATTGATGAAGATGCTTAAAAGAGAGATTGTAGAGCTTATAACTGGAAGACTTGGCTATATAATGATAAAACCTGCGATAAAAAGTTTTCGGAAGAAAGTTGACTACTCCGAGTATGGTGGTGCTCTTTTGCTCGGTATTAATGGTACGAGCATAATATGCCATGGAAGGTCTTCAGCAAAGGCAATAAAAAATGCAATAAAGGTTGCTGCAGAAATGGCAAAAAAAGAGATTTACAGGATAATCTCAGAAAGCTTACAAAATACGGAGGAAATTGATGAAAGCCAGAATAGTATCAACAGGCTCTTATATTCCTGA
- a CDS encoding beta-ketoacyl-ACP synthase III translates to MKARIVSTGSYIPEKILTNHDLEKMVETSDEWITERTGIKERRIASAEQATSDLAYEASLKALKNANLTAKDVDLIIVATVTPDMLVPSAACILQMKLGATNAVAFDINGACTGFIYALAVAEKFIRTGASKRALVIGAETLSRFTDWTDRTTCVLLADGAGAVILEPTKKDEGIKIIDIFSDGTMWDFIHMPAGGSKMPVTEDVIKQRLNFIKMRGNETFKVAVKTLEEIVDTTLKKAGISSSELALLVPHQANIRIIQAMAKRLNLPMEKVMVNINKYGNTSAASIPIALDEANEQGKIKRGDYIMLAAFGAGLTWGTTLIKW, encoded by the coding sequence ATGAAAGCCAGAATAGTATCAACAGGCTCTTATATTCCTGAGAAAATTTTAACAAACCATGATCTTGAAAAAATGGTTGAAACATCCGATGAATGGATAACAGAAAGAACAGGAATAAAGGAAAGAAGAATAGCTTCAGCAGAACAGGCAACAAGTGACCTTGCCTACGAAGCTTCATTGAAAGCATTAAAAAATGCAAACTTAACTGCAAAAGATGTAGATTTAATCATCGTTGCCACAGTTACTCCAGACATGCTTGTTCCGTCTGCAGCCTGCATTCTTCAGATGAAACTTGGAGCAACCAATGCAGTAGCCTTTGACATAAATGGTGCTTGCACTGGCTTTATATATGCCCTTGCTGTGGCTGAAAAATTTATAAGAACAGGTGCATCAAAAAGAGCACTTGTCATAGGTGCTGAGACTCTTTCGAGATTTACAGACTGGACTGACAGAACCACATGCGTTCTTCTGGCTGACGGAGCAGGTGCTGTTATCCTTGAGCCAACAAAGAAGGATGAAGGAATTAAGATAATAGACATTTTTTCAGATGGCACAATGTGGGATTTTATCCACATGCCAGCAGGTGGTTCTAAAATGCCTGTTACAGAAGATGTAATTAAACAGAGGCTTAACTTCATAAAAATGAGAGGCAATGAAACATTTAAAGTAGCGGTAAAAACACTTGAGGAAATTGTTGATACTACTTTAAAAAAAGCTGGAATTTCCTCTTCAGAACTTGCTCTTTTAGTTCCCCATCAGGCAAACATTAGAATTATTCAGGCAATGGCTAAAAGACTTAATCTTCCAATGGAAAAAGTAATGGTAAATATCAATAAATACGGCAATACCTCAGCAGCCTCCATCCCCATTGCACTTGATGAAGCAAATGAGCAGGGTAAAATCAAAAGAGGTGATTACATTATGCTTGCGGCTTTTGGTGCAGGATTGACATGGGGTACTACTTTAATTAAGTGGTAA
- a CDS encoding TVP38/TMEM64 family protein, whose product MVKNKITFKALLRVFALAVLIALSVFLAYKFGIIELFLNEEKLRKFIQSLGPFGVVGFVILQAFQVVAAPIPGEVTGLLGGYLYGTVGGIVLSTIGLTLGSVVAFILGRVFGRPFIEKVVDPVVLSKFDYLLHHKGAFLVFFLFLIPGFPKDYLSYFLGLSRLSVLEFTVIAGVGRLLGTVLLSLGGDYLRHHEYEKFFSLAGVAAVTMIVVWLFKEKIERLLRIWHISRYRKNKRKK is encoded by the coding sequence GTGGTAAAAAATAAGATAACTTTTAAAGCACTGCTAAGAGTCTTTGCTCTGGCAGTGCTTATTGCTTTATCAGTATTTTTAGCTTACAAATTTGGAATAATTGAGTTATTTCTGAATGAGGAAAAACTCAGAAAATTCATCCAGTCTCTCGGACCATTCGGTGTTGTAGGTTTTGTAATACTTCAGGCTTTTCAGGTAGTGGCTGCACCAATTCCCGGTGAGGTTACAGGATTACTTGGAGGATATTTATACGGAACAGTTGGTGGAATAGTATTATCCACAATTGGACTTACGCTTGGTTCAGTAGTTGCATTCATTCTTGGAAGAGTATTTGGAAGACCATTTATTGAGAAAGTTGTTGATCCAGTGGTTCTCAGCAAGTTTGATTATCTACTTCATCATAAAGGTGCTTTTTTAGTATTTTTTCTTTTTCTTATTCCGGGATTTCCAAAGGACTATCTGAGTTACTTCCTCGGTTTGAGCAGACTAAGTGTGCTTGAATTTACAGTAATTGCAGGAGTTGGAAGACTTCTCGGAACAGTTCTTCTTTCTCTTGGCGGTGATTATCTGAGACATCATGAGTATGAAAAGTTTTTCAGTCTCGCAGGAGTTGCAGCAGTTACAATGATAGTAGTATGGCTATTTAAAGAGAAAATTGAACGCCTTTTAAGAATCTGGCACATAAGCAGATACAGAAAAAATAAAAGGAAAAAATAA
- a CDS encoding slipin family protein: protein MFFETSLLTLIVIIFLAIYILSSAIKILKEYERGVVFRLGRVIPVKGPGLVIIWPVIDKMVKVSLRIVTMDVPAQDVITKDNVSVKVNAVVYFRPIDPIKAVTAVEDFYYATSQIAQTTLRSILGQSELQDLLTNREQINAELQKVIDSQTEPWGIKVTAVEVKNVDLPQEMLRAMARQAEAERERRAKIIHAEGELQAAEKLTEAARIISSEPAALQLRYLQTLKEIASEKNSTILFPLPIDLITPFMELISRGKK from the coding sequence ATGTTTTTTGAAACATCACTTTTAACTTTGATTGTAATTATTTTTCTTGCCATTTACATTCTAAGCAGCGCAATCAAAATTCTTAAAGAATACGAAAGAGGTGTAGTATTCAGACTGGGAAGAGTAATCCCAGTGAAAGGTCCAGGACTCGTCATCATCTGGCCAGTAATTGATAAAATGGTCAAAGTAAGCCTAAGAATTGTCACAATGGATGTTCCAGCTCAGGATGTTATTACAAAGGACAATGTCTCTGTTAAGGTTAATGCCGTTGTATACTTCAGACCAATTGATCCCATTAAGGCAGTTACAGCAGTTGAAGATTTTTACTATGCCACAAGCCAGATTGCCCAGACAACCCTTAGGAGCATTCTCGGACAGAGTGAACTTCAGGACCTACTTACCAATCGTGAACAGATTAATGCAGAGCTTCAAAAAGTAATTGACTCTCAGACAGAGCCATGGGGAATTAAGGTTACTGCTGTGGAGGTTAAAAATGTTGACCTTCCTCAGGAGATGCTCAGAGCAATGGCAAGACAGGCTGAGGCAGAAAGAGAGCGTAGGGCAAAAATAATCCATGCTGAGGGAGAGCTCCAGGCAGCTGAAAAGCTCACAGAAGCTGCAAGAATAATCTCCTCAGAACCAGCAGCACTCCAGCTCAGATATCTGCAAACCCTTAAAGAGATTGCATCTGAAAAAAATTCAACAATTCTTTTCCCTCTACCTATAGATTTAATAACTCCCTTTATGGAGCTCATATCTCGTGGTAAAAAATAA
- a CDS encoding methyl-accepting chemotaxis protein: protein MFKNLTIGKKLGVGFGVVILFLILSGFITLLQLSSIKSDITDIDERIGKLNDAVSVRRAIIGVVDDVKDMMLTEDSKAKQELKKAIDENRAKYREKLEAIRKKTHTKEGEQHLKNIEDAVKDAAQANNKVIELAVAGKNKEAIELFNREVSPKLARLEKALDEEVSFHNKKLDAGIAEINSIIVREILIIVIFTAASVLIGVAFALFISRSVKKPVTELKGVLERVAQGDLSVDIKVESKDELGMISQSLHEAIASIKALIAESKTISSSLASSSEQLSATTEEISRNLKSQTERASQIASAAEEMSQTVVDIAKNASQIAEVSVTTASVAKDGRDMTLNTAKEIKVIEGAIQKLSEVINVLGDRSRQIGEIVTVIKDIADQTNLLALNAAIEAARAGEQGRGFAVVADEVRKLAERTAKATDEIAEMIRGIQTEVDVAEGSMEDATKKVASGVELSQKAANILGQILSKAEELQSMIQQIASATEEMSSVTDHITQDIGSIAEGSKEISLAVDQSAQTASDIARLGAELNTAIGRFKV, encoded by the coding sequence GTGTTTAAGAATCTTACAATTGGTAAAAAGCTTGGGGTGGGATTTGGAGTTGTTATCCTTTTTTTAATTTTGTCAGGTTTTATAACACTTTTACAGTTATCCTCTATTAAAAGTGATATTACAGACATTGATGAAAGAATAGGCAAATTAAACGATGCCGTTAGTGTAAGAAGAGCTATTATTGGAGTGGTTGATGATGTAAAAGACATGATGCTTACTGAAGATTCAAAGGCAAAGCAGGAGCTTAAAAAAGCCATTGATGAAAACAGAGCTAAATACAGAGAAAAATTAGAAGCAATAAGAAAAAAAACCCATACAAAAGAAGGTGAACAGCATTTAAAAAACATTGAAGATGCAGTAAAAGATGCAGCTCAGGCAAACAATAAGGTAATAGAACTCGCAGTTGCAGGTAAAAATAAGGAAGCAATAGAATTATTTAATCGTGAAGTTTCACCAAAGCTTGCTCGGCTTGAAAAAGCTCTTGACGAGGAAGTAAGTTTTCACAATAAAAAGCTTGATGCAGGAATTGCAGAAATAAATTCAATTATAGTAAGGGAAATCCTTATCATTGTTATTTTCACAGCTGCCTCGGTATTGATAGGAGTTGCTTTTGCTCTGTTTATCTCCCGTTCAGTTAAAAAACCTGTTACAGAGCTTAAAGGAGTGCTTGAGAGAGTTGCACAGGGTGATTTATCGGTGGATATAAAAGTAGAAAGCAAAGATGAGCTTGGAATGATCTCTCAAAGTCTTCATGAAGCAATAGCAAGCATTAAAGCCCTTATTGCAGAGTCAAAGACGATCTCAAGCTCCCTTGCTTCATCAAGTGAACAGCTTTCAGCAACAACAGAAGAGATATCCAGAAATCTCAAATCCCAGACAGAGCGTGCAAGTCAGATTGCATCTGCTGCTGAGGAGATGAGCCAGACAGTGGTTGACATAGCAAAGAATGCATCACAGATAGCAGAAGTTTCTGTTACAACAGCCAGTGTGGCAAAAGATGGAAGAGACATGACACTTAATACTGCAAAGGAGATAAAAGTAATAGAAGGTGCCATACAGAAGCTTTCAGAGGTAATAAATGTTTTAGGAGACCGTTCCCGTCAGATTGGAGAGATTGTTACAGTAATTAAAGACATAGCTGACCAGACGAATCTGCTTGCATTGAATGCAGCAATAGAGGCAGCAAGGGCAGGTGAACAGGGTCGGGGTTTTGCGGTTGTAGCAGATGAAGTTCGCAAACTTGCAGAAAGGACAGCAAAGGCAACAGATGAGATAGCGGAGATGATAAGGGGGATACAGACAGAGGTAGATGTGGCAGAGGGTTCGATGGAAGATGCTACAAAGAAGGTGGCAAGTGGAGTTGAGCTGAGTCAGAAAGCTGCAAATATACTCGGACAGATACTTAGTAAGGCAGAGGAACTGCAGAGCATGATACAGCAGATAGCATCTGCAACAGAGGAGATGAGCTCAGTAACAGACCATATTACTCAGGACATTGGAAGTATTGCAGAGGGTTCAAAGGAGATATCTCTTGCAGTTGACCAGTCAGCACAGACAGCAAGCGATATTGCAAGGCTTGGTGCAGAGTTGAATACTGCCATAGGCAGATTTAAAGTTTAA